From one Suricata suricatta isolate VVHF042 chromosome 8, meerkat_22Aug2017_6uvM2_HiC, whole genome shotgun sequence genomic stretch:
- the TBL2 gene encoding transducin beta-like protein 2 isoform X2, producing the protein MDFSSNGKYLATCADDRTVRIWSTKDFLQREHRSMRANVELDHATLVRFSPDCRAFVVWLANGDTLRVFKMTKREDGGYTFTATPEDFPKKHKAPVINIGIADTGKFIMTASSDTTILIWNLKGHVLSTINTNQMNNAHAAISPCSRFVGSCGFTPDVKVWEVCFGKKGDFQEVVRAFELKGHSAAVHFFAFSNDSRRMASVSKDGTWKLWDTDVEYKKQQDPYLLRTGCFEEASTRPCRLALSPDAQVLALASGSNIHLYNTRRGEKEEFFEQVHGECITDLSFDITGRLLASCGDRAVRLFHNTSGHRAVVEEMQGLLKRAFNESTRQRLQQQLTQAQEALRSLGALKK; encoded by the exons ATGGACTTTAGCAGCAATGGCAAGTACCTGGCCACCTGTGCCGATGACCGCACCGTCCGCATCTGGAGCACCAAGGACTTCCTGCAGCGGGAGCATCGCAGCATGAGAGCCAACGTGGAGCTGGACCATGCCACCCTGGTGCGCTTCAGCCCCGACTGCAG AGCCTTCGTCGTCTGGCTGGCCAATGGAGACACGCTTCGTGTCTTCAAGATGACCAAGAGAGAGGATGGAGGCTATACCTTCACGGCCACCCCAGAGGACTTTCCCAAAAAGCACAAGGCACCCGTCATCAACATTGGCATTGCTGACACAG gGAAGTTCATCATGACTGCTTCCAGCGACACCACTATCCTCATCTGGAACCTGAAAGGTCACGTGCTGTCTACTATCAACACTAACCAGATGAACAATGCCCATGCTGCCATATCCCCTTGTAgtag GTTTGTGGGCTCGTGTGGCTTCACTCCAGATGTCAAAGTTTGGGAAGTCTGCTTTGGGAAAAAAGGGGACTTCCAGGAGGTTGTGCGAGCCTTTGAACTGAAGGGCCACTCGGCCGCCGTCCACTTCTTCGCTTTCTCCAATGACTCCCGCAG GATGGCCTCAGTCTCCAAGGACGGGACGTGGAAACTGTGGGACACAGATGTGGAGTACAAGAAGCAGCAGGATCCCTACTTGCTGAGGACAGGCTGCTTTGAAGAGGCGAGCACCAGGCCGTGCCGCCTGGCGCTCTCCCCTGATGCCCAGGTCTTGGCCTTGGCCAGTGGCAGCAATATTCATCTCTACAACACCCGGCGGGGTGAAAAGGAGGAGTTCTTTGAGCAGGTCCATGGGGAGTGTATCACTGACTTGTCCTTTGACATCACTGGCCGGCTTCTGGCCTCCTGTGGGGACCGGGCAGTGCGGCTTTTCCACAACACCTCTGGCCATCGGGCAGTGGTTGAGGAAATGCAGGGCCTCCTGAAGCGGGCCTTCAACGAGAGCACCCGCCAGAGGCTGCAGCAGCAGCTGACGCAGGCCCAGGAGGCTCTGAGAAGCCTGGGCGCCTTGAAGAAGTGA
- the TBL2 gene encoding transducin beta-like protein 2 isoform X1: MELPQMPELMGLSLLLGLLALMATAAVARGWLRSEEETCSRSAGQKANGLPRDKSLRSKKQKQHQRIRKEKPQQHNFTHRLLAAALKSHSGNISCMDFSSNGKYLATCADDRTVRIWSTKDFLQREHRSMRANVELDHATLVRFSPDCRAFVVWLANGDTLRVFKMTKREDGGYTFTATPEDFPKKHKAPVINIGIADTGKFIMTASSDTTILIWNLKGHVLSTINTNQMNNAHAAISPCSRFVGSCGFTPDVKVWEVCFGKKGDFQEVVRAFELKGHSAAVHFFAFSNDSRRMASVSKDGTWKLWDTDVEYKKQQDPYLLRTGCFEEASTRPCRLALSPDAQVLALASGSNIHLYNTRRGEKEEFFEQVHGECITDLSFDITGRLLASCGDRAVRLFHNTSGHRAVVEEMQGLLKRAFNESTRQRLQQQLTQAQEALRSLGALKK; encoded by the exons ATGGAGCTCCCACAAATGCCGGAGCTGATGGGCCTGTCGCTGTTGCTCGGACTGTTGGCCCTGATGGCGACAGCGGCGGTAGCGCGGGGGTGGCTGCGGTCGGAGGAGGAGACTTGCAGCCGGTCCGCCG GCCAGAAAGCAAATGGACTTCCACGTGACAAGTCCTTGAGATCCAAGAAGCAGAAACAGCATCAGCGGATTCGCAAGGAGAAGCCTCAACAGCACAACTTTACTCACCGCCTCCTGGCTGCGGCACTGAAG AGCCACAGCGGGAACATATCTTGCATGGACTTTAGCAGCAATGGCAAGTACCTGGCCACCTGTGCCGATGACCGCACCGTCCGCATCTGGAGCACCAAGGACTTCCTGCAGCGGGAGCATCGCAGCATGAGAGCCAACGTGGAGCTGGACCATGCCACCCTGGTGCGCTTCAGCCCCGACTGCAG AGCCTTCGTCGTCTGGCTGGCCAATGGAGACACGCTTCGTGTCTTCAAGATGACCAAGAGAGAGGATGGAGGCTATACCTTCACGGCCACCCCAGAGGACTTTCCCAAAAAGCACAAGGCACCCGTCATCAACATTGGCATTGCTGACACAG gGAAGTTCATCATGACTGCTTCCAGCGACACCACTATCCTCATCTGGAACCTGAAAGGTCACGTGCTGTCTACTATCAACACTAACCAGATGAACAATGCCCATGCTGCCATATCCCCTTGTAgtag GTTTGTGGGCTCGTGTGGCTTCACTCCAGATGTCAAAGTTTGGGAAGTCTGCTTTGGGAAAAAAGGGGACTTCCAGGAGGTTGTGCGAGCCTTTGAACTGAAGGGCCACTCGGCCGCCGTCCACTTCTTCGCTTTCTCCAATGACTCCCGCAG GATGGCCTCAGTCTCCAAGGACGGGACGTGGAAACTGTGGGACACAGATGTGGAGTACAAGAAGCAGCAGGATCCCTACTTGCTGAGGACAGGCTGCTTTGAAGAGGCGAGCACCAGGCCGTGCCGCCTGGCGCTCTCCCCTGATGCCCAGGTCTTGGCCTTGGCCAGTGGCAGCAATATTCATCTCTACAACACCCGGCGGGGTGAAAAGGAGGAGTTCTTTGAGCAGGTCCATGGGGAGTGTATCACTGACTTGTCCTTTGACATCACTGGCCGGCTTCTGGCCTCCTGTGGGGACCGGGCAGTGCGGCTTTTCCACAACACCTCTGGCCATCGGGCAGTGGTTGAGGAAATGCAGGGCCTCCTGAAGCGGGCCTTCAACGAGAGCACCCGCCAGAGGCTGCAGCAGCAGCTGACGCAGGCCCAGGAGGCTCTGAGAAGCCTGGGCGCCTTGAAGAAGTGA